In Megalops cyprinoides isolate fMegCyp1 chromosome 16, fMegCyp1.pri, whole genome shotgun sequence, the genomic window CCGCATCCTCATCCCGGGCCTGGTGGTCCAAGAGAAAGCTGGTCCCCTCAGTGACGTCCTCTGGCACAATGAGGTGGATCTCATCATCTTGGAAGTGAGGGGAATTATCGTTGATGTCCTCTATTTCCAGGCGTACTTTGATGACCTCATTGTTGGGGCCGACCACAGCCAACAACAGGATCAAGCATGGTTCCAGCGGCTGTTGTGGGCACAGAGCCTCCCGGTCTATTGTATGTGTGGTAGTGTGTAGGTCCCCTGTCATCATGTCCAGCTCCACATATCGGTATGCTGTCAGAAGCCGGTATGGTGGAGGGAACTCCCTGGCAATTGTTCCGATTCTGACACCCTCATTCTGCTCCTCCTGAATGCTGAGATGGATTTCCATGGAGCTGCATAGTGTCTGCTGCAGCAGGACCAGGCTGAGCACCTTGTAAAgacagtttaacaaaaaaaagacaacatacTGAGAAGAGTCTATaacatttctgtggaaatggcataagtgtggtgtagtggttcaGGAAAGGAACACGTAAGCGTAATTCTGCATGTTCTGAGTGGGAATTTTTTCCCATCACCCACTGACTAATGCTTACAGACGAACTTCATTCCACAACACACAGATTTTATCTATAGCCTGACATGCCAGATACGAATGCCAGTTTTGTTTATGGAAGTTACAGAGGATATAGTCAATTGAATTTTGgtcacaaaatgcacattttaatgaatcatTGATAGTATAGAGGATCATTTCATCAGTAGATTCAGCGCtattgtttttacaatgttcattttttcaccAGAACCTAAAACCAAGCAGATATTTCCTTCTTTGTTAATCATAGTTGCTTCCTATTTCTCACACTATgtataaacacaatacatacTTAGACCCAATTACAATTCCAACAAACATGGAACATATAACACTTACAATGTGGATACTGTTAAAGTGGAATGGAAGATTAGTAGATAATCAAACTTTCCATGAGTAACATTTAGTCGTGCGATATGTCTCAGCTTTTCATGCCAACTGTTAAGACTGTTATCTCGGTACTAGTCTGTACAGTCTGCCACACtgaaatacatatatatcataGTGGGACCATATTTACTGTTAACataatggcagagaaagtttggttaatgaataatttttttaaaaaaagagcttCCTGGATCATTCACACAATGAGTTGCTGTCACATAAGGATATGTTACAGGGGACATGCTCTTTGTAACAATGGTACACACGATCCATGCTTTCACCAGCATAATACAACACTTGATGGCATTGCACAGTATTTATGGCACACTAAATAAGATTCTTTGTTCAACTGTGCATTTATTCCTTCTGTTTAATCTGCATGTTCCTAAAACATGGCTTATAACCATAATAATGGTGAAACTTTATCCAAGGAAGGCTGGTATTACAAAGTCCTGTAATAACTCACTTGTTGGCTattaattaaccaaaaaaaaacccacaatgtAGTTTTTCCCCTTGTCTGCAAAGGTTTCTTATACAGTTTGATACTCTTAAAACAGCACCTTGTGCGTCATATTACTGCTGAGATTTAGTAATGTTTGAAATGACAAGCTGCCAACATGATCAATATAAAGCTGTTGATACAGACTGCAGTATGATTTATTACTTGCTATATTGCTGAATAATTTAGCTGTGACTGCATGCATTACAGGATcctaatatttttgtttgtctcatATCAAAGTTCCATCTTTTCAGGGTTCCACTGAATACTTTTCACCACGAGGAATGTCTATAAATGGTGAAGCATGTCTATAAAGACTAGAGGTGTAACCCTCACAGCCACAACTGTTCAAGGACGGCGATATGGACTGACCTGCAGTGGAATACGCCTGGTCATGTTAACACATTTCCTCCGGTCCTTCCTTGCAGCACATGTTACCAGTGTTGGATGACTCTGGTGCGTGCCAAAAAGCTCAGTAGTACAGCTTTCCCTGGCCTTCCCTCCTATTAGGTGAGGAAGGTAAGGGTTGGGCAGtgtgcagccaatcagaatgcttGATTCAGCATGGCATTTTCTCTGCACTGCAGGTAAGAATGTTGATGTTAAAAGATTACATGTAACATATCTAATCACAGAGTATTTCAATGATATACATCTATGAGACTCAAATGTGTCAACTCAAATGTCTCAAATGTCATATCCATGCAGTTAAATGGCTCccaaattattttacaattgCAAAAAGTACTTTGCAGATGCCCTTTCTGctaaatttacattacattttgtgggagccattaatttttcatatgtttGTAATCCAGCAGGACAGCTAGAAAACAAAAGCCTCATGTAACATACTGTAGCTATTATTCTGGTATTCTACCTGAGCTTGTCAATGCAGACTTGTCAACACATCATTTCTTAAAATTCCTAATTCGTCAAGTCCAAGGAGCTCTTTCAAAAcgaagaaagaaaatacattgtTAAAGACTGCAAAATGTTTCAATAAGCTAACAGGGAATCtaacaatgttaaaaatattcatgATACATGAACCAGCTTCACAGAACAGCAATGCTGCCACCATGTGGACAAATTTCTTATCTTACAAGTAAAACGCTATAAAAGCCTTGCAAAATTCCACCTGGAAACCAGCAATGTCAGATGATTCCATAAAAACGTGACATTTACACAACTTTACTAGTCAATGTAATGCAATCTACATTCATTCTCCCTGATTTCAATTTCAAGTCAttcctctctgcttcctttACTCCATTTGtatcaacaaaatgaaatgcagtgctAAACCAACACAAATGTTACtggttttacatttaaatttacctGAGAAAGATAACACAGACAACTGTGAAAAGAAAGGTACCTAGGATTGGattattctcatttttaaattgtatgtCTATCCCTATATTTCTTGCAAAAGTGGATATATTATTGATGAATTGATCAACAGCTGAGCAGATTGCtttaatggtgatgatgatgatgatgatggattACATTTATGTAGCACCTTCCAGACTCTCAAGGTTCTCCAAATACTTTTCAACAAAGGGGTGGACTCACCTCAACCAGCActgtgtagcacccacctggaAGATGcactgcagccattttgtgccgGAAAAATCACCACACTTCAGCTGAAGTGGAAAGGGAAGGAGTTATTTTGGCCAATTACATTAGGGGACTATTAGATGGTCAGATTGAAAGAGGCTGTTTGGGAATTCAGCCAAGGCACTGGGGAACCCCCTGATCTCTGCGAGAAGTGCCACAGGCTCTTTAATGAACACTGAGAGTTGGTACTTTTGATTTAACATCTCATCCGAAAGACAGATGAATTGCTGGCAACGAGGTGGGAATGTGGTTTTGCTTCAATAGAACCTGTTGAAAAGTACCCATAGACTGAGGGCTGGACCGGGAGATAGGATGGTGCTCTGTGCAGAGTTTTCAATGACTTTTTTTGGAACACTTGAAATATCGCTGATGAATAAATCTCCCTTTCACTTAAAACTATCACTTACTTGATCACACTGGATACTCGTGTTAAACTGTTGAATACATTCTACAAGAGCTCTCTGGATCTGGCCATGTGTAGAACTGCTTTTCTGAAGGACCGTTTTAAAAAACTAATTATGATTCTCTACATTTAAGCATGTTAAGATGGAACGGTTTTGAAGAGAAGTGTCGTGTAGTTATGTCTGGATATGGTTCTTTTATATGACCACCCGCAGGACAGGCTACTGAATCTTTGTAATAGGGTTCCATTCCATGACACCGAAAGGGTTACATTTGATGCGCTTTTACaacttttgaaataaataaacgaaTTGTACAATAACAGTACAGTAAGCACAAAGAACAAGCCAACCCCACGAATCACGACGGTTGTGTATTGTTATACTCGAAACGTTACACATCATTCTCTTTTTAGGCTTCGTTTACAGTAACTTACCGAAATCTGCTCACTTTCATATGTTAAATGTGATTACAACATCACCATTGCAGTAacaatacagtatttgtatGATATCTATAATAAGAGGCAGCCTGTTGGCTAGGGGGAAAATTACGGGGAAGGGGGGACGACTCCTATTCTAAATATTCAGCATACAATTACTTATTGACACGCCTGAAATAAGAAATATGTGTAATGTTTGGAAGCACTGTCACCgaaagtttttattttccttcacgAAGGGGAAATTTGCGTCGGAGGATAGGCTATATAAGGCTTTACAGTAGCGAAAAGCGTCTTCATATGCTCAATATTTCCGTTACGCCCACCCACCCACTGCAACCACGGAGAATCTGTCACTCTATTGGACAAAACTAAATTTTACTTCTATGTAGCGCAGCGGGAACGCAATAAATGGCGAGAAACGCGATCTTCCTCATTTAGAAACTACGTGACAACCGTCTGCACCTGACACATTAAGGAAGGATTTCTTTCCACAGTGAATAATGTCATCAGAAAACTTTTCAGGTAAGAAGCACTTTTCCCCTCTTTTGTATGCAGTGTTTATTTCGCATCTATAGTTTTGTTCCATCATTATCAGTGAAGAGTGGTAATTTATAATTATCAATCAAACAGCGTACTCGTTAGTGAATTTAGAGCTATTAATAGTTTACATCTGAATTTCATCTTTACAATCGTGGCGTTAATagtatgtgaaaatatttaatatcacTTCACAATATATGCAATCACTTGAGTGAAAAGTTGGGGAAAATCACACGTGGCAGTGAAATAAGTGTCAAGTTGGTATGCAAGCTTGTAAATATTACACCAGCAAATCCCCATAATAGAGCATCTGCAGTCAAATCCAAACACTTTGTCCTTGACGCATCTTTTAGAGTTGGAGATGGAGCTTGGAGAATTGCTACAAGAATTTCATTGCGTAATGGAAGAGTTCAGGGTACCATCGCAGAGTAATCCCCACGTGTACGAGGACCACCTGAAACAGGCGAAACAACGCAACGAGATGAGCGATGGCGTAAGCGACAGCGGGATCGAAGACTCGGACTACAGTGAGTGAACTTGAATAATCACGCTGGCTGTTCCTTCCATTATTCTGTTTAGGCGCTTGGAGGTATCCCTGTGTTCACACGCCAAGACGTTTGTTTTAAGTTATGCATTCCGATTGATTATTTAGGGACACCGTGAATGGTGTGGGTGTTCTACGATGGGTCACCAATCACTAAATCAATAGGTACAAAATTTAGCCCCTGCGGGAGCTGAGCTTTCGTGGCGCCTGcattaatgtacatttaagCACCACAAGCGCCAGGATCGATTAACTATTGCTCCACCCCTCTGACTCTTGTGCTTGCTGGCTTTGTCATTTAAACTAGACGGAGGCTGCAATTCTGTTAAACTACGTGTGTTTAGCGCATatttatcacaatattaaatCTAGACCTGGCATCTGAAAAGTCCGAAAAGATGCATAAAAGCTAGATTCAGTACACGCTGTTGTTCAGGCTGCAACGACGAATTGATTTACATAAGTTATGTCGGGcaacagttttatttgtattttatattattttatactttatattaAGTTAATAGCCTGACATAGGAACATGATACAAATGTCCCACCGTTTCAATTTGTGCCACAGGCCTTTAATTCATTTGTACTGTGTTGCAAAGGTTTACATAATTGTGCATCTCAGAGATGTGCATAGGTGCTATGAGTTAACTTTGTATTGCTTTATATTCAGTATTTATATTCGTCTGTGTAGATGGCTACATATCACTGCTGTTACATAGTGGTGCTTATGCTGCAGTCTACAAATTAAATATAGATAGATAACCACACAAAGAGCAAGAGCTTTAGACAAAATAGTGTCTGCAGTAAGTGTGTGCAGTTAGATTGTTgtgtctgattttaaaaatcactgtaaAGTGTTGACCATTCCTGTCTCTCCGTTGTGCAGGCAGGGATCAGTCACTTGGAAGTAGCCTGAACACCAGCGAGGAAGAGCTTAACACTGCAGGCATGACAATGGCTCCGAAAGGTATCGCTCGCTACAGAATGTCACTGAAGATTAGTATCTCCTCTACACAACAAACACCTCCAGagttttcaaacacacaaagttAGAAACGATTTCAACCCAGGGCTCTTT contains:
- the si:dkey-27i16.2 gene encoding regulator of cell cycle RGCC-like isoform X1, encoding MSSENFSELEMELGELLQEFHCVMEEFRVPSQSNPHVYEDHLKQAKQRNEMSDGVSDSGIEDSDYSRDQSLGSSLNTSEEELNTAGMTMAPKGIARYRMSLKISISSTQQTPPEFSNTQS
- the si:dkey-27i16.2 gene encoding regulator of cell cycle RGCC-like isoform X2, with the translated sequence MSSENFSELEMELGELLQEFHCVMEEFRVPSQSNPHVYEDHLKQAKQRNEMSDGVSDSGIEDSDYSRDQSLGSSLNTSEEELNTAGMTMAPKAKLGDTGDLQSFIESLDRELAEM